A portion of the Nomia melanderi isolate GNS246 chromosome 2, iyNomMela1, whole genome shotgun sequence genome contains these proteins:
- the fwe gene encoding calcium channel flower isoform X1: MSWSEKIMTIMQRPGQDPVAKDDVPWWMKYAGRGLGTVGSLIAIFLGAWNCVAILLGSIDCLISGMWQMVAGFVVVMIEAPCCCLFIDFVQNLSDWVEKRPYWNRAAAYCLMALPPVFLCLGMSSLFGSGLIFATGVIYGLMSLGRKAPLHEMRSAMTNIEVPSSSMQATLVENAQPIGFSSKPDSNV; encoded by the exons ATG TCGTGGTCTGAAAAAATAATGACGATTATGCAGAGACCAGGGCAGGATCCTGTTGCCAAGGACGATGTACCTTGGTGGATGAAATATGCTGGGCGAGGACTCGGCACTGTAGGGAGTCTGA TTGCAATTTTTCTTGGAGCATGGAATTGTGTAGCGATACTCTTGGGTTCTATAGATTGCCTGATTAGCGGTATGTGGCAGATGGTGGCTGGTTTTGTAGTTGTAATGATAGAAGCACCATGTTGCTGCCTATTTATTGATTTTGTACAAAACTTAAGTGATTGGGTGGAGAAGAGACCCTATTGGAATAGAGCAGCGGCGTATTGTTT GATGGCGCTTCCACCAGTCTTCCTGTGTTTAGGAATGAGTAGTCTATTTGGCAGTGGCCTCATATTTGCAACAGGTGTAATATATGGATTGATGTCGCTTGGTCGAAA GGCACCTCTTCATGAAATGAGATCAGCAATGACAAACATAGAGGTTCCTTCATCAAGTATGCAGGCCACTCTTGTTGAAAATGCTCAACCAATAGGTTTTTCCAGTAAACCAGATAGCAATGTTTGA
- the fwe gene encoding calcium channel flower isoform X2 — translation MSWSEKIMTIMQRPGQDPVAKDDVPWWMKYAGRGLGTVGSLIAIFLGAWNCVAILLGSIDCLISGMWQMVAGFVVVMIEAPCCCLFIDFVQNLSDWVEKRPYWNRAAAYCLMALPPVFLCLGMSSLFGSGLIFATGVIYGLMSLGRKGSRPDQAGMTSGMGSPQGTVPPTTDHPATLVEDPDDWRRS, via the exons ATG TCGTGGTCTGAAAAAATAATGACGATTATGCAGAGACCAGGGCAGGATCCTGTTGCCAAGGACGATGTACCTTGGTGGATGAAATATGCTGGGCGAGGACTCGGCACTGTAGGGAGTCTGA TTGCAATTTTTCTTGGAGCATGGAATTGTGTAGCGATACTCTTGGGTTCTATAGATTGCCTGATTAGCGGTATGTGGCAGATGGTGGCTGGTTTTGTAGTTGTAATGATAGAAGCACCATGTTGCTGCCTATTTATTGATTTTGTACAAAACTTAAGTGATTGGGTGGAGAAGAGACCCTATTGGAATAGAGCAGCGGCGTATTGTTT GATGGCGCTTCCACCAGTCTTCCTGTGTTTAGGAATGAGTAGTCTATTTGGCAGTGGCCTCATATTTGCAACAGGTGTAATATATGGATTGATGTCGCTTGGTCGAAA AGGATCCAGGCCCGACCAAGCAGGAATGACGTCGGGTATGGGTTCCCCGCAGGGTACTGTACCTCCTACTACAGATCACCCTGCGACTCTCGTGGAGGATCCTGATGACTGGAGGCGTTCATAA